TTTGTTACAAAAGGAGTTTGGCGCATCCAAAGGGATAGATATTTACCATGGAAGCGAGGGCTTACTTGCAGTGGCCGGTTGTGAGGATGCAGATATAGTGTTAACTGCCGTTACCGGCACTGTAGGCTTAGCGCCAACCTTAAAAGCAATAGAGAGCGGTAAGGACCTTGCTTTAGCAAATAAAGAAACCTTGGTTGCAGCAGGACCCTTGGTAATGGCTGAGGCAGGTGCCCGGGGAGTAAAAATATACCCGGTGGACAGTGAGCATTCTGCCATATGGCAATGCTTAAACGGTGAAGATACTAAGGCACTTTCCCGATTGATACTTACTGCCTCCGGTGGTCCCTTTAGAAATTTACCACAGAAAGAAATGGATGCAATTACACCGGAACAGGCACTAAAGCACCCCAATTGGAATATGGGTAGTAAGATAACGATAGATTCAGCCACTCTAATGAATAAGGGGTTAGAGGTTATAGAAGCTCGCTGGTTATTTGATGTGGACTTTGATAAGGTGGATGTGCTTGTTCACCCCCAGAGCATCGTTCACTCAATGGTGGAGTTTATTGACGGATCGGTGATGGCCCATCTGGGTATTCCTGACATGCGAATACCGATTCAGTATGCCCTGTCAAATCCCCACCGTTGGCCAAATAATTTACCTAAGCTGGATTTAATGCAGGTGGCACATCTCACCTTTGAGCGGCCTGATTTAGATCGTTTTCCATGTTTAAAACTTGCCTATCAAGCAGGAAGAATAGGTGGTACCATGCCGGCGGTGTTAAACGCGGCCAATGAGGTGGCTGTGGAAAGATTTTTACGAAAAGAAATAGCTTTTACCGATATACCTAAAACGGTGAGCAGGGTTATGGAAAAACACCAAAGGGTGGCAAGTCCCACCTTGGAGGACATATTACAGGCTGACCGTTGGGCAAGGGAAGCGGCTTACCAATTCTAAAAATAGCGTTTTGAGGTGTACAATGCTAACATTTATTGCTGCAGTGTTTGTCTTTGGCATTTTAATATTTTTCCACGAACTGGGACACTTTTTAGTGGCTAAAAAAGTAGACATAAAGGTGTATGAATTTAGCTTGGGGTTCGGCACTAAGGTTTTTGGTTTTAAACGGGGGGAAACCATGTATAATTTAAGGCTGATTCCCCTGGGCGGTTATGTTCGCATGGCCGGAATGGATCCTGAAGAAGAAGATAAGGCCAACCCCGGCTTTGATATTAAAAGGGCATATAACAGTAAGACGGTATCCCAACGGTCTGCGGTAATAGTGGCAGGGCCATTGATGAACTTTGTCCTTGCGGCCATCTTGTTGGCAGTGGTGTTTATGTTGATACCGATACCCACTGCACATATTGGAGGAGTAATTGAGGGGTACCCGGCGGAACAGGTAGGGTTAATGCCGGGGGATCGGGTGGTATCTATAAATAACAAGGCCGTGGATACCTGGTCGGACTTAGTTACCCAGGTAAATGCCTATAGCGGCCAACAATTAAATATAGTTGTTGATAGGGATGGAATGACTAAAGATTTTGTCATTACTCCGCTGTTAAATGAAGACGGCATGTATGTAATTGGCATTATGGCAGACGAGTCAAAGGCAGACCGGTTAAACCCCTTGGTGGCCATATGGCGGGGTATTGAAACAACTTGGCAGGTAACCGTTTTGATTATTACCTACCTTATTCAAATGTTTTCTGCCCAGGCACCGGTTGATTTAGGTGGCCCGGTGCGGATTGTTTCTGAAATTGGTAATGCGGCAGAGGACGGCTTTTTAAACCTGTTGCAGTTGGCTGCATTCCTCTCTATTAACGTTGGTCTGTTTAACCTTTTCCCCATCCCGGCATTGGACGGAAGCAAGCTGATATTTCTGGGCTGGGAAAAAATTGCCGGTAAACCGATTGATCCCTCAAAAGAAGGTTTTATTCATATGATTGGTTTTACTTTATTATTGCTACTGATCATTGTGATTACTTACAAAGACATTATTGGATTAATAACCGGTACTTAATGGGGGGCTATAAATGATTAACCGAAGGAAAACCCGGTTAATAAATGTGGGCAGCGTGCCGGTGGGCGGGGATTCACCCATATCTGTGCAGTCTATGACCAACACTGACACCAGAGATGTTGCTGCCACCGTTGCACAAAT
This window of the Desulfofalx alkaliphila DSM 12257 genome carries:
- a CDS encoding 1-deoxy-D-xylulose-5-phosphate reductoisomerase → MKKVSIIGSTGSIGCQALDVAYNNPDKIKIVGLSAGKNIELLIKQVKEFQPKVVSVSSVEHAGLLQKEFGASKGIDIYHGSEGLLAVAGCEDADIVLTAVTGTVGLAPTLKAIESGKDLALANKETLVAAGPLVMAEAGARGVKIYPVDSEHSAIWQCLNGEDTKALSRLILTASGGPFRNLPQKEMDAITPEQALKHPNWNMGSKITIDSATLMNKGLEVIEARWLFDVDFDKVDVLVHPQSIVHSMVEFIDGSVMAHLGIPDMRIPIQYALSNPHRWPNNLPKLDLMQVAHLTFERPDLDRFPCLKLAYQAGRIGGTMPAVLNAANEVAVERFLRKEIAFTDIPKTVSRVMEKHQRVASPTLEDILQADRWAREAAYQF
- the rseP gene encoding RIP metalloprotease RseP → MLTFIAAVFVFGILIFFHELGHFLVAKKVDIKVYEFSLGFGTKVFGFKRGETMYNLRLIPLGGYVRMAGMDPEEEDKANPGFDIKRAYNSKTVSQRSAVIVAGPLMNFVLAAILLAVVFMLIPIPTAHIGGVIEGYPAEQVGLMPGDRVVSINNKAVDTWSDLVTQVNAYSGQQLNIVVDRDGMTKDFVITPLLNEDGMYVIGIMADESKADRLNPLVAIWRGIETTWQVTVLIITYLIQMFSAQAPVDLGGPVRIVSEIGNAAEDGFLNLLQLAAFLSINVGLFNLFPIPALDGSKLIFLGWEKIAGKPIDPSKEGFIHMIGFTLLLLLIIVITYKDIIGLITGT